In the genome of Flavobacterium panacagri, one region contains:
- a CDS encoding bestrophin family protein: MITYNTKDWFTFIFHFHKSDTVRKLFPIMIAIGIYAAIVGYLEVEYFKVTKNDYIHNIPIMHGMLGFVISLLLVFRTNTAYDRWWEGRKLWGGLVNNSRNFAIKLSAILKDENDRKFFKKYIPMYADILHKHLKDEDTSKQLFEDVELEIDQHKHKPNQLKRIMYHKINDLYDAGKISGDQLITLNDELVAFTDICGACERIKNTPIPYSYSAFIKKFIFFYTMTLPFGYSVSLGYLVAPVVVFIFYVLASLELIAEEIEDPFGDDENDLPTKKISENIKKHVEELI; the protein is encoded by the coding sequence ATGATAACATACAATACCAAAGACTGGTTTACTTTTATTTTTCATTTTCATAAATCTGATACAGTTAGAAAACTGTTTCCGATTATGATTGCTATTGGAATTTACGCCGCTATTGTTGGTTATCTCGAAGTCGAATATTTTAAAGTAACTAAAAACGATTATATCCACAATATTCCAATTATGCACGGAATGCTTGGTTTTGTAATTTCTCTTTTGCTTGTTTTTAGAACCAATACCGCTTATGACCGCTGGTGGGAAGGCCGTAAACTTTGGGGCGGATTAGTAAACAACAGCCGTAATTTTGCGATCAAACTTTCTGCAATTTTAAAAGATGAAAATGACAGAAAGTTTTTTAAAAAATACATTCCGATGTATGCTGATATTTTACACAAACATTTAAAAGATGAAGATACCAGTAAACAACTCTTTGAAGATGTAGAGTTAGAAATCGACCAGCACAAACACAAGCCAAATCAGTTAAAAAGAATCATGTATCATAAAATTAATGATTTGTACGATGCAGGGAAAATTTCTGGCGATCAACTAATTACCTTGAATGATGAATTGGTTGCTTTTACCGATATCTGTGGCGCTTGTGAACGTATCAAAAACACACCTATTCCCTACTCTTACAGTGCCTTTATAAAAAAATTCATTTTCTTTTATACCATGACACTGCCGTTTGGTTACTCTGTTAGCTTAGGTTATCTAGTTGCTCCAGTTGTTGTTTTTATATTTTATGTATTGGCGAGTTTAGAGTTGATTGCTGAAGAAATTGAAGATCCTTTTGGTGACGATGAAAATGATTTACCAACTAAAAAAATCTCAGAAAACATCAAAAAACATGTAGAAGAATTGATTTAA
- a CDS encoding TolC family protein, whose translation MNIKKIYCTLIILFACIIQTNAQEILTIEQAMTIALENNFEIKIAKNNSRISETNVTIGNAGMLPTATASIVDNNNLTNSTQVRQDGTSTTLNNAKNNSLNYGVSLGWTVFDGMKMFAKLDQLKELQKLGDAELKRTILVKIGQVNSAYYDLVQQQHQLAALDTTIVISNQRLTLAKNRFSIGKASKLEVLNAQVDLNSDQVAMLRQKESYANAKILLNQYLARDPKIDFKVTDEVNVDNKLVLADLMELAQKQNPALESQIINKRIAELQLKQVKADRYPLLRLTTGYNFAESQSSLGFTSENSSRGLNYGFNASMNIFDGFNQHRNEKVAKMQIENTQIAIEQQGMILNTQLSTAFQTYLTNLELIDLEEDNEAIARQNLEITLDKFKIGTITTIDFRTAQLNYVNAKVRYSNAQYEAKLSEIALKELAGTINF comes from the coding sequence ATGAATATCAAAAAAATATACTGCACTTTAATAATTCTGTTTGCCTGTATTATTCAGACAAATGCGCAGGAAATCTTGACTATTGAACAGGCTATGACAATAGCTTTGGAAAATAATTTTGAAATTAAAATCGCAAAGAATAATTCTAGAATAAGCGAAACAAACGTAACTATTGGTAATGCTGGAATGCTTCCTACCGCTACAGCTTCAATTGTTGACAATAATAACCTTACGAATTCTACACAAGTTCGTCAAGATGGTACATCGACTACCTTAAACAATGCTAAAAACAATAGTTTAAACTATGGAGTTAGTTTAGGATGGACTGTATTTGATGGTATGAAGATGTTTGCCAAATTGGATCAATTGAAAGAACTTCAAAAATTAGGCGATGCCGAGCTTAAAAGAACTATTTTAGTTAAAATTGGTCAGGTAAACTCAGCTTATTATGATCTCGTGCAGCAACAACATCAGTTAGCTGCTTTAGATACTACAATCGTGATTTCTAACCAAAGATTAACATTAGCTAAAAACAGATTCAGCATTGGAAAAGCTTCCAAATTAGAAGTTTTAAATGCACAAGTTGATTTAAATTCAGATCAAGTTGCCATGTTGAGACAAAAGGAATCTTACGCTAATGCTAAAATTTTATTGAACCAATATCTGGCGCGCGATCCAAAAATTGACTTCAAAGTTACAGATGAAGTAAATGTAGACAATAAACTTGTTTTAGCAGATTTAATGGAATTGGCGCAAAAACAAAACCCCGCATTAGAATCGCAGATTATCAATAAACGTATTGCAGAACTGCAATTAAAACAAGTTAAAGCAGACCGTTATCCTCTTTTAAGATTAACTACCGGTTACAATTTTGCGGAAAGTCAGTCGAGTTTAGGTTTTACCAGCGAAAACTCATCAAGAGGTTTAAACTACGGATTTAATGCTTCAATGAATATTTTTGATGGTTTCAATCAGCACAGAAATGAAAAAGTAGCCAAAATGCAGATTGAAAATACGCAGATTGCTATCGAACAACAAGGCATGATTCTGAACACACAATTAAGCACTGCATTTCAGACTTACCTAACCAATCTAGAGCTAATTGATTTAGAAGAAGATAATGAAGCTATTGCGAGACAAAATCTAGAAATTACGTTGGATAAATTCAAAATCGGAACCATTACAACTATCGATTTTAGAACAGCTCAATTGAATTATGTTAATGCAAAAGTGCGTTATAGTAATGCACAGTATGAAGCCAAATTATCTGAAATTGCACTAAAAGAACTAGCAGGAACTATTAATTTTTAA
- a CDS encoding efflux RND transporter permease subunit yields MSLSTTSIKRPVLTIVLNLLIILFGFIGYTFLGVREFPSIDPAQVSIRTNYTGANSDIIESQITEPLEKAVNAIDGIRNITSSSNQGSSNITIEFNLDKDLEEAANDVRDKVSQAIRSLPQDIDAAPVVSKADADSEAIISMTVQSDTRSSLELSDYAENVISQRLETIPGVSAVQIWGQKRYAMRLWIDPAKLSAYGCTVADVRTALNAQNVELPSGKLTGNNTELTVKTVGNLSKAEEFNNIIIRTDGDKIVRLSDIGGAELGPENLETKLSQSGLPLIGLAIVPMPGANYLDISAEFYKKYEALKKDLPKDIKLNIALDNTIFVKKSVLEVAETLGISIILVIIIIYLFFRDWAIAFRPLIDIPVSLIATFFIMWMFGFSINVLTLLAIVLATGLVVDDGIVVTENIFKKVEEGMSPIEAAIKGSNEIFYAVISISVTLAAVFLPVIFLEGFVGRLFREFGVVIGSAVLISAFVSLTLTPMLNAYLMKGGEQKKSKFYIKTEPFFEKMNSSYAEALTKFMDRKWISFPILIACFGLIYLFFTILPKETAPYDDRSSVTMRMTTPEGSSYEYTDKFMQEISRLIDDSIPEKKVSLVITSPGFSSNSVNSGLVRLTLKDVDERTKSQKEIADQLTKWTKKYPNAKTSVTQQPTIAVNRRGGLPIQYIIQAPNFDKLREKIPLFMNEVGKSDVFSTTDVNLKFNKPEINVTIDRAKAESLGISILDIAQTLQLSLSGQRFGYFIKNGKQYQVIGQFDQKDRSKPLDLTSMFVKNKNGQLIQMDNVVKVYEQSNPPQLYHNNRYMSATVSAGLAPGKSLGEGIKEMDRIKAKVLDESFTTDLAGESRDFVESSSNTSFAFGLALLLIFLILAAQFESFIDPFIIILTVPMAVAGALFSLWLFNQTWNIFSQIGTVMLIGLVTKNGILIVEFANQLREQGKPKLEAILEASEARLRPILMTSLAIALGALPIAMSLGAASTSRIGMGVVIVGGTIFSLALTLFVIPAIYLMWSRARKHYPEFDHIDEYERESIK; encoded by the coding sequence ATGAGTTTATCAACTACAAGTATAAAAAGACCCGTTTTAACCATTGTACTGAATTTATTAATTATTCTATTCGGTTTTATTGGTTATACCTTTTTGGGTGTTCGAGAATTCCCTTCTATCGATCCTGCACAGGTATCGATTCGTACCAATTATACGGGTGCGAATTCTGACATTATTGAATCACAGATTACCGAACCTCTTGAAAAAGCAGTAAATGCTATTGATGGAATTCGAAATATAACTTCTTCTAGCAACCAAGGGAGCAGTAACATTACTATCGAGTTTAATCTTGATAAAGACTTAGAAGAAGCTGCAAACGATGTTCGTGACAAGGTTTCGCAAGCGATTAGAAGTTTACCGCAGGATATTGATGCGGCACCCGTTGTATCGAAAGCCGATGCCGATAGTGAAGCTATTATTTCGATGACTGTTCAAAGTGATACGAGAAGTTCGCTAGAATTGAGCGATTATGCTGAAAACGTTATTTCACAGCGATTGGAAACCATTCCGGGTGTGAGCGCCGTGCAAATTTGGGGACAAAAACGTTACGCCATGCGTTTGTGGATTGATCCTGCAAAACTTTCTGCTTACGGATGTACGGTTGCTGATGTACGTACAGCGTTAAATGCACAAAATGTCGAATTGCCATCGGGAAAATTGACTGGAAACAATACGGAATTAACGGTAAAAACCGTTGGAAACCTTTCTAAAGCAGAAGAATTCAATAATATTATTATTCGTACCGATGGAGATAAAATTGTTCGTTTGAGCGATATTGGCGGTGCTGAATTAGGGCCAGAAAACTTAGAAACAAAACTTAGCCAATCTGGACTTCCATTAATTGGTTTAGCTATCGTACCAATGCCAGGAGCAAACTATTTGGATATTTCTGCTGAGTTTTACAAAAAATATGAAGCTTTAAAGAAAGATCTTCCAAAAGATATTAAATTAAATATCGCACTTGATAATACCATTTTCGTAAAGAAATCAGTACTTGAGGTGGCTGAGACTTTAGGAATTTCAATCATCTTGGTTATCATCATTATTTACCTGTTTTTTAGAGACTGGGCAATTGCTTTCAGGCCTTTAATTGATATTCCTGTTTCATTAATTGCCACCTTCTTTATTATGTGGATGTTTGGGTTTTCAATTAATGTACTAACATTATTAGCGATTGTTTTGGCAACTGGTTTGGTTGTAGATGATGGAATTGTTGTAACCGAAAATATCTTCAAAAAAGTCGAAGAAGGAATGTCTCCGATTGAAGCCGCAATTAAAGGTTCAAATGAGATTTTCTATGCCGTAATTTCGATTTCGGTAACTTTGGCAGCGGTATTTTTACCTGTAATTTTCTTAGAAGGTTTCGTCGGTCGCTTATTTAGGGAATTTGGTGTTGTAATTGGCTCTGCTGTTTTAATTTCAGCTTTCGTTTCTCTGACTTTAACGCCAATGCTGAATGCTTATTTAATGAAAGGCGGCGAACAGAAGAAATCTAAATTCTATATCAAAACCGAACCGTTTTTTGAAAAAATGAACAGTAGTTATGCAGAAGCTCTAACAAAGTTCATGGATCGAAAATGGATTAGTTTCCCAATTTTAATAGCTTGTTTTGGATTGATTTATTTGTTCTTTACTATTCTTCCAAAAGAAACAGCACCTTATGACGATCGTAGTTCTGTAACGATGCGTATGACCACTCCCGAAGGATCGTCTTACGAGTATACAGACAAATTCATGCAGGAGATTTCAAGACTGATTGACGACTCTATTCCAGAGAAAAAAGTGAGTCTGGTTATTACTTCGCCTGGATTTAGTTCCAACTCTGTAAACAGCGGATTGGTTAGACTTACGCTAAAAGATGTTGACGAAAGAACAAAATCTCAAAAAGAAATTGCCGACCAGTTAACTAAATGGACAAAAAAATATCCTAATGCCAAAACCTCTGTAACACAACAACCAACAATTGCTGTAAACAGACGTGGAGGTTTACCAATTCAATATATTATTCAGGCTCCCAATTTTGATAAATTGAGAGAAAAAATTCCGTTGTTTATGAATGAAGTAGGAAAAAGCGATGTCTTTTCTACTACAGACGTAAACTTGAAATTTAACAAACCAGAAATCAACGTAACAATTGATCGTGCAAAAGCAGAAAGTTTAGGAATTTCTATTTTAGATATCGCACAGACTTTACAGCTTTCTTTAAGCGGACAGCGTTTTGGTTATTTCATTAAAAACGGAAAACAATATCAGGTAATCGGGCAATTTGACCAAAAAGACAGATCTAAACCTTTGGACTTGACCTCGATGTTTGTTAAAAATAAAAACGGCCAATTGATTCAAATGGATAACGTTGTAAAAGTTTACGAACAGAGTAATCCTCCGCAGTTGTATCATAATAACCGCTATATGTCAGCTACCGTTTCTGCTGGTTTAGCACCTGGAAAAAGTTTAGGAGAAGGAATTAAAGAAATGGATCGAATTAAAGCCAAGGTTCTAGACGAAAGTTTTACAACTGATTTAGCCGGAGAATCACGAGATTTCGTAGAGAGTAGCTCAAACACTTCTTTCGCTTTTGGATTGGCATTATTATTAATCTTCTTGATTCTTGCGGCACAATTTGAAAGTTTCATTGATCCGTTTATTATTATCCTTACTGTTCCAATGGCGGTTGCAGGAGCTTTATTCTCGTTATGGTTATTCAATCAAACTTGGAATATTTTCAGCCAGATTGGTACTGTAATGTTAATTGGTCTAGTAACTAAAAATGGTATTTTGATTGTGGAATTTGCCAATCAGTTGCGAGAGCAGGGAAAACCGAAATTAGAAGCTATTTTAGAAGCTTCAGAAGCGCGTTTACGTCCAATTTTAATGACCAGTTTAGCAATTGCTTTAGGAGCACTTCCAATCGCAATGTCACTTGGAGCTGCGTCAACCAGTAGAATTGGTATGGGAGTTGTAATTGTTGGAGGAACTATATTTTCATTAGCCTTAACGCTTTTTGTAATTCCTGCCATTTATTTAATGTGGTCTCGAGCTAGAAAACACTATCCTGAGTTTGACCATATCGATGAATACGAAAGAGAAAGTATTAAATAA
- a CDS encoding efflux RND transporter periplasmic adaptor subunit: MKVKHLIYTLLIITIGGFITYRIISNKSKNDDSKKFNDKNSPTTVNGIVIKTATFDNNLSLSGSIEANEQVEIHSEVSGIVEGISFNEGSYVTKGQVLFKVNDIELRAQLRQAVTKEGLTAENERRAKLLLQKEAISQEEADIARADHASAQAQSQLIRAQIFKTSVRAPFSGKIGLRNISPGTYITPTVLVAKLVNTSKLKITFSIPEKYASQVQSGSVIDFTVSGSNKTYNAKIYAIEPEVAVATRTLQIRAIADNTDGKLFPGTFADIKLPLNTIKDAIVVPSQAIIPIQDGKKVFIANNGQAKEVMVDATTRTDSSILILSGLKAGDTLITSGVMSLKNEAPIKVKVQ; encoded by the coding sequence ATGAAAGTAAAACACCTCATTTACACCCTTTTAATTATCACAATTGGAGGTTTTATTACCTACAGAATTATATCAAACAAGAGTAAAAACGATGACTCTAAAAAGTTTAATGATAAAAATTCTCCAACAACTGTTAACGGAATCGTAATAAAAACAGCCACTTTTGACAATAATTTATCACTTTCAGGCTCGATAGAAGCGAATGAACAAGTTGAAATTCACAGTGAGGTTTCTGGAATTGTAGAAGGAATATCTTTTAATGAAGGATCATATGTAACAAAAGGACAAGTTCTTTTTAAAGTAAACGACATTGAATTAAGAGCACAGTTAAGACAAGCTGTAACCAAAGAAGGTCTTACAGCAGAAAACGAAAGAAGAGCTAAACTTTTACTTCAAAAGGAAGCTATAAGCCAAGAAGAAGCTGATATCGCAAGAGCTGATCACGCTTCGGCACAGGCGCAAAGTCAGTTAATTAGAGCGCAGATATTTAAAACATCTGTAAGAGCTCCGTTTTCAGGAAAAATTGGATTGCGTAATATTTCTCCTGGAACTTATATCACACCAACTGTTTTAGTGGCAAAATTGGTAAATACGAGCAAACTAAAAATTACTTTTTCTATTCCTGAAAAATATGCATCACAAGTACAATCAGGATCTGTAATTGATTTTACTGTTTCTGGTTCAAATAAAACTTACAATGCTAAAATTTATGCTATAGAACCTGAAGTAGCAGTTGCAACGCGTACACTTCAAATTCGTGCCATAGCAGATAATACAGACGGAAAACTTTTCCCAGGAACTTTTGCTGATATCAAATTGCCTTTAAATACTATTAAAGATGCAATTGTAGTTCCTTCCCAGGCTATCATTCCAATTCAAGACGGTAAAAAAGTATTTATTGCTAATAATGGTCAAGCCAAAGAAGTAATGGTTGACGCTACAACAAGAACGGATTCTTCTATCTTGATTTTGTCAGGATTGAAAGCTGGAGATACTTTAATTACAAGCGGTGTTATGTCATTAAAAAATGAAGCACCAATTAAAGTTAAAGTACAATAA
- a CDS encoding TlpA family protein disulfide reductase, translating to MKKKILLTLWFSLLLLAIGYLFWQNEFKYSLPTPVPQNYKAIAMGSKIDLGACCPYDQRPIFIHFFNPDCPCSRFNVPHVKDLIKTYGNRINFKIVVLNKEKRFTIAEIQEKFDAAIPVYFEESIAESCGVFSTPQAVLLDPSHNLYYRGNYNKTRYCTDAKTNYAQMAIDSLLSKNHNPSFDAFAMKAYGCSLPKCTK from the coding sequence ATGAAGAAAAAAATACTTCTAACGCTATGGTTTTCCTTATTACTTCTTGCGATTGGTTATTTGTTTTGGCAGAATGAGTTTAAATACAGTCTTCCAACGCCAGTGCCTCAAAATTATAAAGCTATAGCAATGGGCTCCAAAATAGACTTAGGAGCTTGCTGTCCTTATGATCAAAGACCTATTTTTATTCATTTCTTTAATCCGGATTGTCCTTGTTCACGATTTAATGTACCTCATGTAAAAGATTTGATTAAGACGTATGGCAATCGAATCAATTTTAAAATTGTGGTGTTAAACAAAGAGAAGCGTTTTACCATTGCAGAGATTCAGGAAAAATTTGACGCTGCAATTCCTGTGTATTTTGAAGAATCTATTGCTGAGAGTTGCGGTGTCTTTTCTACGCCTCAGGCAGTTCTATTAGATCCTTCGCATAATTTATATTATCGTGGTAATTACAATAAGACTAGATATTGTACAGATGCTAAGACTAACTATGCTCAAATGGCAATTGATTCTCTGTTAAGTAAAAATCACAATCCTTCTTTTGACGCTTTCGCCATGAAAGCATACGGCTGTTCGTTACCAAAATGTACTAAATAA
- a CDS encoding PAS domain-containing protein: protein MDTRINRPTPSDREVDWNKSKVLLSKTDKKGTILYANEDFIDVSGYDEFELVGQPHNIVRHPDMPKVIFKFLWDSIKSSENIHVIIKNMAKTGRYYWVVTDFKIIADTDGEIVGFFGTRKSVPNDIIVKFIEPLYKKLLQIEETSGIHASEEYLVGFLEERKKTYMEYVDHLIATGKDDKNKISKGLFSGLFDKNSSKK from the coding sequence ATGGATACCAGAATTAATCGTCCAACGCCTTCAGACAGAGAAGTAGATTGGAATAAGAGTAAAGTGCTGCTTAGTAAGACCGACAAAAAAGGAACCATTTTATATGCCAATGAAGACTTTATAGATGTTTCTGGTTATGACGAATTCGAACTTGTTGGCCAGCCTCATAATATTGTTAGACATCCCGACATGCCCAAAGTAATTTTCAAATTTTTATGGGACAGTATTAAATCGAGTGAAAATATTCATGTAATTATAAAAAATATGGCCAAAACAGGCCGTTATTACTGGGTTGTAACTGATTTCAAAATTATCGCCGATACCGACGGAGAAATTGTTGGTTTCTTTGGAACTCGAAAATCGGTTCCAAATGATATTATTGTGAAGTTTATCGAGCCTTTGTACAAAAAACTTCTACAGATCGAAGAAACCAGTGGAATCCATGCTTCCGAAGAATATCTTGTAGGTTTCTTAGAGGAGCGAAAAAAGACTTATATGGAATATGTTGATCACTTAATTGCCACAGGAAAAGATGATAAAAACAAAATAAGCAAAGGTCTTTTCAGCGGATTATTTGATAAAAATTCTTCAAAAAAATAA
- the recG gene encoding ATP-dependent DNA helicase RecG, which translates to MSNNLLETPIEYLKGVGPSRGQLLRKELGIHKYGDLVNFYPNRYIDRTRYYKINELQNTGSEVQIIGKIINIKTVEFAKNKKRLVASFVDETGQIDLNWFQGHKWIRESLKLNEPLVIFGKCSLYGSQFSMAHPEIELLSEHERSLRSAMQPVYPSTEALTNKGISNRTINKMMEQLFLETQALFTETFPPSLIEELKLIPKRAALFNIHFPKSADILAKAQFRLKFEELFFIQLQLITKNLIRKHKIKGHPFTKVGELFNEFYKNHLPFDLTNAQKRVIKEIRTDMGSNAQMNRLLQGDVGSGKTIVAFMSMLLAIDNGFQACLMAPTEILANQHFLGLSEFANTLNINIRILTGSTKTSERKIIHEELENGTLKILIGTHALLEDKVKFQNLGLSVIDEQHRFGVEQRSKLWKKNDIPPHVLVMTATPIPRTLAMSLYGDLDISVIDELPPGRKPIQTVHRFDSNRLKVWKFLRDEIAKGRQIYIVYPLIQESEKMDYKDLMDGYESISRDFPLPQYSISILHGKMKPADKDAEMKRFSEGKTNIMVATTVIEVGVNVPNASVMIIESAERFGLSQLHQLRGRVGRGAEQSYCILMTGHKLSSDSKTRMETMVQTNDGFEIAEVDLKLRGPGDLMGTQQSGVLNLQIADIVKDREILSLARNYALKILKEDSALQKPENAILRAIFIELTKKKNIWNYIS; encoded by the coding sequence ATGTCTAATAATCTTCTAGAAACCCCAATCGAATACTTAAAAGGTGTTGGCCCAAGCCGTGGTCAATTGCTTCGTAAGGAATTGGGAATTCATAAATATGGAGATTTAGTCAATTTTTATCCCAATCGATATATTGACAGAACGCGTTATTATAAGATAAATGAACTACAGAATACAGGTTCTGAAGTACAGATTATCGGTAAAATAATCAATATTAAAACCGTTGAATTTGCTAAAAATAAAAAACGTTTAGTAGCAAGTTTTGTTGATGAAACGGGACAGATTGATCTCAACTGGTTTCAAGGCCACAAATGGATTCGTGAGAGTTTAAAACTAAACGAACCATTGGTTATTTTTGGAAAATGTTCTTTGTATGGAAGCCAGTTTAGTATGGCACATCCAGAAATCGAGTTGCTAAGCGAACACGAAAGAAGCTTGCGTTCTGCCATGCAGCCTGTTTATCCTTCAACAGAAGCTTTAACCAATAAGGGAATTTCGAATCGAACCATCAATAAAATGATGGAACAACTTTTTCTGGAAACACAAGCGCTTTTTACAGAAACTTTTCCACCCTCTTTAATCGAAGAATTAAAACTGATTCCGAAAAGAGCGGCTTTATTTAATATCCATTTTCCCAAAAGTGCCGATATTTTAGCGAAAGCGCAATTCCGACTAAAATTTGAAGAATTGTTCTTTATTCAGCTGCAGTTAATTACTAAAAATCTCATTCGAAAACATAAAATTAAAGGCCATCCGTTTACTAAAGTAGGCGAACTTTTTAATGAATTTTATAAAAACCACCTTCCTTTTGATTTAACAAATGCTCAAAAAAGAGTAATCAAAGAAATTAGAACCGATATGGGAAGCAACGCCCAAATGAACCGCCTTCTTCAAGGTGATGTAGGTTCTGGAAAAACGATTGTCGCTTTTATGAGTATGCTTCTGGCAATTGACAACGGCTTTCAAGCTTGTTTAATGGCACCGACAGAGATTCTAGCTAATCAGCATTTTTTAGGTTTGTCTGAATTTGCGAATACGCTAAATATAAATATCAGAATATTAACGGGCTCAACTAAAACTTCTGAAAGAAAAATTATTCATGAAGAATTAGAAAACGGAACTTTAAAAATTTTGATTGGAACACACGCTTTATTAGAAGATAAAGTAAAATTTCAAAACTTAGGTTTGTCTGTAATTGACGAACAGCATCGTTTTGGTGTGGAACAGCGCTCCAAATTGTGGAAGAAAAATGATATTCCACCACACGTTTTGGTTATGACAGCCACTCCTATTCCAAGAACATTAGCAATGAGTTTATACGGCGATTTGGATATTTCTGTAATTGATGAACTACCTCCAGGAAGAAAACCAATTCAAACTGTGCACCGTTTTGATTCTAATCGATTAAAAGTCTGGAAATTTCTTCGTGACGAAATTGCAAAGGGAAGACAAATTTATATCGTTTATCCATTAATTCAGGAATCTGAAAAAATGGATTACAAAGATTTAATGGACGGTTACGAAAGTATTTCACGTGATTTTCCACTGCCTCAATATTCCATTTCGATTCTGCATGGAAAAATGAAACCAGCAGATAAAGATGCCGAAATGAAACGTTTTTCTGAAGGAAAAACGAATATTATGGTAGCTACAACAGTAATTGAAGTTGGTGTAAATGTTCCAAATGCCAGTGTAATGATTATAGAAAGTGCCGAACGATTTGGTCTTTCCCAATTGCACCAGTTACGAGGACGTGTTGGTCGTGGCGCTGAACAGAGCTATTGCATTTTAATGACGGGACATAAATTAAGTTCTGATAGTAAAACAAGAATGGAAACCATGGTACAAACCAATGATGGTTTTGAAATAGCGGAAGTAGATTTGAAACTCCGCGGGCCTGGTGACTTAATGGGAACGCAGCAAAGTGGTGTTTTAAATCTTCAAATTGCTGATATTGTAAAAGACAGAGAAATTTTATCTTTAGCAAGAAATTATGCCCTGAAAATCTTAAAAGAAGATTCTGCTCTTCAAAAACCTGAAAATGCGATTTTAAGAGCTATTTTCATTGAATTGACCAAGAAGAAAAATATTTGGAATTATATTTCTTAG
- a CDS encoding DUF1697 domain-containing protein: MITHLALLRGINVSGHNMMKMEALKAMLENLGFQNIRTYLQSGNVFVDSEEDAAKVGFMIKQEIFKVFGHEVPVVMITKENLESCFANNPFLKEKEIDTKKLYVAFVSASLKKESINDLKISQFKPDEASIDENRIFIKYAVGAGKTRFDQKYIEKKLNVTATIRNWNTVTNLLNMYSE, from the coding sequence ATGATAACACATTTAGCTCTTTTACGAGGAATCAACGTTTCTGGTCATAATATGATGAAAATGGAGGCTTTAAAAGCAATGCTGGAAAATTTAGGCTTTCAAAATATTCGGACTTATCTGCAATCTGGAAATGTTTTCGTAGACAGTGAAGAAGACGCGGCTAAAGTCGGATTTATGATTAAACAGGAAATTTTCAAAGTTTTTGGGCATGAAGTTCCAGTTGTAATGATTACTAAAGAAAATTTAGAATCTTGTTTTGCTAATAATCCGTTTTTGAAAGAAAAAGAGATTGATACTAAGAAGCTTTATGTAGCTTTTGTTTCAGCTTCACTAAAAAAAGAAAGCATAAATGATCTTAAAATCAGTCAGTTTAAACCTGATGAAGCCAGTATTGATGAAAACAGAATTTTTATAAAATATGCTGTTGGAGCTGGAAAAACGCGATTTGATCAAAAATATATCGAGAAAAAATTAAATGTAACCGCAACTATTAGAAACTGGAATACAGTGACTAATTTGCTTAATATGTATTCAGAATAA
- a CDS encoding DUF4348 domain-containing protein: MKKYFLMFFVFVMSLNSAVYAQNAKTAPEDFNAFFTKFNADPKFQVSRVIFPLKYQMNNDDFELSDYTMSKDKYKVLTLNKKSDEKYLKRTISIKKHKATIQQRGLDNGIYVDYIFELKDNQWFLKTWIDQST; this comes from the coding sequence ATGAAAAAGTATTTTTTAATGTTTTTTGTTTTTGTAATGAGTTTAAATTCTGCTGTTTATGCTCAAAATGCAAAAACAGCTCCCGAAGATTTCAATGCCTTTTTTACGAAATTCAATGCAGATCCAAAATTTCAGGTAAGCAGAGTGATTTTTCCTTTGAAATATCAAATGAATAATGACGATTTTGAATTATCGGATTATACCATGTCAAAAGATAAATACAAAGTTTTAACACTAAACAAGAAGTCCGATGAAAAGTATTTAAAACGAACGATATCTATCAAGAAGCATAAAGCTACAATCCAGCAGCGTGGTCTGGATAACGGAATTTATGTGGATTATATTTTTGAGTTAAAAGATAATCAATGGTTTTTAAAGACCTGGATTGATCAATCTACTTAA